One window of Paenibacillus sp. FSL K6-3182 genomic DNA carries:
- a CDS encoding glycosyltransferase: MKKKLLFIIPSLSAGGAERSLINLLAILDFKKYEVDLFMFNHEGLFMELIPEDVHVLPLPESYNRFVMPIRYSVSKFLMDKKAVLAYNRIMFSYKNKVSNNVSIGEQKSWKYMASAIEKMNKKYDAAIAFLEKTSIYFCAEKVDAVKKIGWVHNDYDKLGMDPFFDLNYFEKLDHIVTVSEECGHILKRRFPNQDKKIEVIHNIVSPKVIKQLSEKGTHDVFGRRGKETVILSIGRLHTQKGFELAVEACSLLKDMGIQFQWNIIGEGEERQRLTELIKAAGLQQYVRLLGLKSNPYPYVKQADIYAQTSRFEGKSIAIDEAKILNKPILITNFSTAKDQIVDGVEGLIVEMNAEAVALGISELIHNQRISKQMCEHLSQLQLGTEEEINKLYSLLG, encoded by the coding sequence ATGAAAAAAAAACTATTGTTTATAATACCTAGCTTATCTGCCGGAGGAGCCGAGCGAAGCCTGATTAATCTGCTAGCAATCTTAGACTTTAAAAAATATGAGGTTGATTTATTTATGTTTAATCATGAAGGTCTATTTATGGAGTTAATTCCGGAAGACGTTCATGTTCTTCCTTTACCGGAGAGCTACAATCGTTTTGTCATGCCAATACGTTACTCTGTATCAAAATTTTTAATGGATAAAAAAGCTGTACTTGCTTACAACAGAATTATGTTTAGCTACAAAAATAAAGTTTCCAATAACGTAAGCATCGGAGAACAAAAGAGCTGGAAATACATGGCTAGCGCCATTGAAAAAATGAATAAGAAGTATGACGCTGCTATTGCTTTTTTGGAGAAAACATCAATATATTTCTGTGCAGAAAAGGTTGATGCTGTCAAAAAAATAGGCTGGGTACATAATGATTACGACAAATTAGGGATGGATCCGTTTTTCGATTTGAATTATTTTGAGAAGCTGGATCATATTGTTACCGTTTCTGAAGAGTGTGGACATATTTTGAAACGCAGATTTCCAAATCAAGATAAGAAAATTGAGGTTATTCACAATATCGTTTCTCCAAAGGTAATTAAACAGCTATCGGAGAAGGGAACCCATGATGTATTCGGACGGAGAGGAAAAGAGACCGTCATTCTTTCTATTGGAAGGCTTCATACGCAGAAGGGATTTGAACTTGCTGTTGAAGCCTGTAGTCTATTGAAAGACATGGGCATTCAATTTCAATGGAATATTATTGGTGAAGGGGAAGAGCGACAGCGCCTTACAGAGCTTATTAAAGCAGCCGGGTTGCAGCAGTATGTTAGGCTTTTAGGATTGAAATCAAACCCATACCCCTATGTTAAGCAAGCGGATATTTATGCTCAGACTTCGAGGTTTGAGGGTAAGTCCATTGCGATTGATGAGGCCAAAATATTAAATAAACCTATCTTGATTACTAATTTTAGCACTGCAAAGGATCAAATTGTAGATGGTGTAGAAGGACTAATAGTAGAAATGAATGCAGAAGCAGTCGCGCTTGGAATATCCGAGCTTATTCACAATCAGAGAATAAGCAAACAGATGTGCGAACATTTATCACAGCTGCAATTAGGCACAGAAGAGGAAATAAATAAGCTATATAGCTTACTTGGATAG
- a CDS encoding glycosyltransferase produces MKKKLLFIMNNLNCGGAEKSLLSLLQTIDYSKYDVDLYLFKHEGIFLSKLPMQVNLLKEPPYYQYFDMPLKAALIDCIAKGRFSVAMFRLFAGYIFYTEKNASRREQRVWKYLSYTLPSLSGTYDAAIGYLEKNPVYFGIEKVKATKKLGYIHNDYNKLQMDPNIDNKFFEFLDHLVTVSDICGEVLEQKFPQYKSKVRVIQNIVSPTLIHQMSVESSNLYDNKSTTIVSIGRLNKQKGFEMAIEACKSLVDKNYDIRWYVIGEGEERNRLEQMINDYQLHDHFYLIGIKDNPYPYIREADIYVQPSRFEGKSIAIDEAKILNKPIVVTNFSTAKDQITHYENGLIVEMNSAAISEGIIEIMESDALRLSLKECLSKESLGTESEIEKFYALT; encoded by the coding sequence ATGAAGAAAAAACTATTGTTTATTATGAACAATTTGAATTGCGGCGGAGCAGAAAAGTCACTGCTGTCTTTGCTGCAAACGATAGATTACTCCAAATACGACGTTGATCTATATTTATTCAAGCATGAGGGGATTTTTCTGAGCAAGCTTCCGATGCAAGTGAATTTGTTGAAGGAGCCGCCCTACTACCAATACTTTGATATGCCCTTAAAAGCTGCTCTTATCGATTGCATAGCAAAAGGTAGATTCTCTGTTGCAATGTTCAGACTGTTTGCAGGTTACATTTTTTATACAGAAAAAAATGCTTCAAGGCGGGAGCAACGCGTATGGAAGTATTTATCTTACACGCTGCCATCATTATCAGGAACATATGATGCTGCCATAGGTTATTTGGAGAAAAACCCAGTTTATTTTGGAATAGAAAAAGTGAAGGCTACTAAGAAGCTTGGTTATATTCATAATGATTATAATAAGCTTCAAATGGATCCAAACATTGATAATAAATTTTTTGAATTTTTGGATCATCTTGTAACAGTTTCAGATATTTGCGGTGAGGTTTTAGAGCAAAAATTTCCTCAATATAAGAGTAAGGTACGAGTTATCCAAAATATTGTATCACCTACACTTATCCACCAAATGTCTGTTGAGAGCAGCAATTTATATGACAATAAGAGTACGACAATTGTCTCAATAGGTAGACTGAACAAACAGAAAGGTTTTGAAATGGCTATAGAAGCTTGTAAAAGCTTAGTAGACAAAAACTATGATATTCGATGGTATGTGATTGGCGAAGGTGAGGAGCGAAATAGGCTTGAGCAAATGATTAACGATTACCAACTACATGATCATTTTTATCTAATTGGGATTAAGGATAATCCATATCCTTATATCAGAGAAGCAGACATTTATGTCCAGCCTTCTCGTTTTGAAGGGAAATCAATAGCAATAGATGAAGCGAAAATCTTGAATAAACCAATTGTTGTTACAAACTTCAGTACAGCAAAAGACCAAATTACACATTATGAGAATGGATTAATTGTAGAAATGAATTCAGCTGCAATATCCGAAGGCATTATTGAAATAATGGAGAGCGATGCTTTAAGACTCTCATTAAAAGAATGTTTGTCGAAGGAAAGTTTAGGAACAGAATCGGAGATAGAGAAATTTTATGCATTAACTTAG
- a CDS encoding aminotransferase class I/II-fold pyridoxal phosphate-dependent enzyme → MLAEPKFIYLSPPHMSGNEQKYIHEAFATNWIAPLGPHVDAFEKEMAAYAGVKDAVAVSSGTAAIHLALRLLHVKKGDFVFCSSLTFVASANPILYVGAEPVFIDSEFDTWNMSPQALQRALEKANQEGNLPKAVIVVHLYGQSAKMEEIIALCNQYEVPIIEDSAESLGSSYKGKKSGSFGKFGIYSFNGNKIITTSGGGMLVSDDEEVLRRARFLATQARDAAPHYQHSDMGYNYRLSNLLAGVGRAQLEVLDERVIARRNIFDRYKRELGHLPGLQFMPELENTRSNRWLTTITLNLQESGISVHYLLEAFGKAKIEARHVWKPLHLQPLFKENTYYSHEEGINVSEQLFETGICLPSGSSMSEDEQLRVINCIQSVYAEASISYQHSNVNVS, encoded by the coding sequence ATGTTAGCTGAGCCAAAGTTTATTTATCTTTCCCCGCCACATATGAGTGGAAATGAACAAAAATATATACACGAAGCATTCGCTACGAATTGGATAGCACCGCTCGGTCCACATGTTGATGCCTTTGAGAAAGAAATGGCAGCATATGCTGGTGTTAAAGATGCTGTTGCAGTAAGCTCCGGAACGGCAGCGATTCATTTGGCGCTTCGTTTGCTGCATGTCAAGAAAGGCGATTTTGTATTTTGCTCAAGCTTAACTTTTGTAGCGAGTGCTAATCCGATTTTGTACGTTGGAGCCGAACCAGTATTTATCGATTCGGAGTTTGACACATGGAATATGTCACCACAAGCGCTGCAGCGAGCTTTAGAGAAGGCTAATCAGGAAGGGAATTTGCCAAAAGCAGTTATCGTTGTTCATCTGTATGGGCAAAGTGCCAAAATGGAAGAGATTATCGCTTTATGCAATCAATATGAGGTTCCTATCATTGAAGATTCCGCGGAGTCTCTTGGATCAAGTTATAAGGGGAAAAAGAGCGGCTCATTCGGAAAATTTGGCATTTACTCTTTTAACGGCAACAAAATAATAACTACATCGGGTGGCGGAATGTTGGTATCGGATGATGAAGAAGTGCTGCGAAGAGCACGGTTTTTGGCAACGCAAGCGAGAGACGCAGCTCCTCATTATCAGCATAGTGATATGGGTTATAATTACCGATTAAGCAACCTGCTTGCTGGTGTAGGAAGAGCGCAGTTAGAAGTTCTGGACGAAAGAGTAATAGCGAGGAGAAACATTTTTGACCGTTATAAAAGAGAATTGGGCCACTTACCAGGGCTTCAGTTTATGCCTGAGTTAGAGAACACCAGATCAAATAGATGGCTAACTACGATAACCTTGAATTTGCAAGAATCAGGTATTTCCGTACATTATTTACTAGAGGCATTTGGTAAAGCGAAGATTGAAGCGCGTCATGTATGGAAACCGTTGCACTTGCAGCCTTTATTCAAAGAAAACACTTATTACTCGCATGAAGAAGGCATTAACGTGTCGGAGCAGTTATTTGAAACAGGTATTTGTTTACCTTCAGGTTCCAGTATGTCGGAGGACGAACAATTGCGAGTGATCAATTGTATTCAATCAGTATATGCTGAAGCGTCTATTTCCTATCAACATAGCAATGTTAATGTTTCATAA
- a CDS encoding nucleotidyltransferase family protein, which yields MNNDVSLQKEELSDELRLLLSILVMDHGAKITFDIQELLHKTDWDKFIELARHHRVFPTLNLKLQKMKSTDIPTFVTQMFHRDYYRNTLQMLALSGEMEQLAKMFSENGIRSLFLKGPVIAADLYGDVSLRTSCDLDFLIPIKDLERAEALLVSLGYVKDDYIESVLNDWKWRHHHTAFVHPGKAIKVEVHWRLNPAPAKEPKFDDLWERRRQSSLISRPIYYLGREDLFMFLVSHGARHGWSRLRWLLDIKQLVNQKVDWPKLIRLLRKHQFAHIGGQALLLVARLMATPLREEMKPLITDRKAEWSAEDAMYYVHRIINLHTPPIPEEVDRYHKKYLFGLLTTRQKFFFIASFLYPYPEDAKTLPLPKPLHFLYFPLRPLIWGWRMLKRRREKKLLLNRRTR from the coding sequence ATGAATAACGACGTCTCACTCCAAAAGGAAGAACTGTCTGACGAATTGAGACTGCTTCTTTCGATCCTTGTTATGGATCATGGAGCTAAAATAACTTTTGATATACAGGAGCTGCTCCATAAGACGGATTGGGACAAATTTATAGAGTTAGCAAGACATCATCGTGTTTTTCCCACTCTCAATCTCAAGCTGCAAAAAATGAAATCAACCGATATCCCTACTTTTGTAACTCAAATGTTTCATCGCGACTATTATCGCAACACTCTGCAGATGTTGGCACTCAGCGGAGAGATGGAACAGCTGGCTAAGATGTTCTCTGAGAACGGCATTCGTTCGCTCTTTCTTAAAGGGCCAGTCATTGCTGCTGACTTATATGGAGACGTATCACTTCGTACATCATGTGATCTGGATTTCCTAATTCCAATCAAGGATCTAGAACGTGCTGAAGCCCTACTCGTATCGCTTGGGTATGTAAAAGACGATTATATCGAATCGGTCTTAAATGACTGGAAATGGCGTCATCATCATACGGCCTTTGTTCATCCAGGCAAAGCGATCAAGGTTGAGGTTCATTGGCGACTTAATCCTGCACCTGCAAAGGAACCGAAATTTGATGATTTATGGGAGCGTAGAAGACAGAGCTCACTCATTTCAAGACCAATCTATTATCTCGGTAGAGAAGATTTATTTATGTTTCTCGTTTCCCACGGCGCTCGCCATGGTTGGTCCAGACTTCGTTGGCTGCTAGATATTAAACAACTAGTAAATCAAAAAGTAGATTGGCCGAAATTAATTCGTTTGCTGAGGAAGCATCAATTTGCTCATATCGGGGGGCAAGCGCTTCTATTAGTAGCTAGATTAATGGCAACTCCCTTACGTGAAGAAATGAAGCCGCTAATAACGGACAGAAAGGCAGAATGGTCAGCAGAGGACGCAATGTATTATGTTCATCGAATCATAAACTTACATACTCCGCCCATACCGGAGGAAGTAGATCGCTATCATAAAAAATATTTGTTTGGGCTACTTACAACGAGACAAAAGTTTTTTTTTATAGCGAGTTTTCTTTATCCCTACCCAGAAGATGCAAAAACGCTTCCGCTGCCTAAACCGCTGCACTTTCTTTATTTTCCGCTTCGTCCACTTATATGGGGTTGGCGAATGTTGAAAAGGCGCCGCGAGAAAAAGCTGCTATTGAATAGGAGAACGAGATGA
- a CDS encoding HAD family hydrolase — MTIKAIVFDMDDTLYEERQYVISGFKAVDQYVIEQFGVTGFFESALKLFHSGIREFIFNKVLDQLGVKYEDSTIKILINCYRTHIPYIHLAEDAKWVLEHLSSEVKLALISDGYLNAQQQKVHALKLADRFEVIVLSDEYGRENWKPSPLVYEEVSRKLQIDHNQCMYVGDNAKKDFVTAKQLGWTTVHIQRGNGEYANTNVTPEYEAHYRIDSLRKLPDLYACKHMFIKDGESVHVS, encoded by the coding sequence ATGACCATTAAGGCTATAGTGTTTGATATGGATGATACATTGTATGAAGAGAGGCAGTATGTCATAAGTGGATTTAAAGCTGTAGATCAGTACGTTATTGAACAATTTGGTGTAACTGGTTTTTTTGAATCAGCGCTTAAATTATTTCATTCCGGAATAAGAGAGTTCATTTTTAATAAGGTTCTTGATCAGCTTGGAGTAAAGTATGAGGATTCTACTATAAAAATATTAATCAACTGTTATCGAACTCATATACCATACATTCATTTGGCAGAAGACGCGAAGTGGGTGCTGGAGCATCTATCATCAGAGGTCAAATTAGCTCTTATTTCTGACGGATATCTTAATGCTCAACAGCAAAAGGTTCACGCTTTAAAGCTCGCAGACAGATTTGAAGTCATTGTTTTGTCAGATGAATACGGCAGAGAAAATTGGAAGCCAAGCCCATTAGTATACGAAGAGGTCAGCAGGAAACTGCAAATCGATCACAATCAATGCATGTATGTTGGAGATAATGCGAAAAAGGACTTCGTAACCGCGAAGCAGCTGGGATGGACCACCGTCCATATTCAAAGGGGAAATGGCGAATACGCAAACACTAATGTTACGCCGGAGTATGAGGCACATTACCGTATTGATAGTTTAAGAAAGCTTCCTGATCTTTACGCTTGCAAACATATGTTTATTAAGGATGGTGAATCTGTTCATGTTAGCTGA
- a CDS encoding sugar transferase, producing the protein MTKRLFDIFVSSIILLIMLPIIGITAILVRVKLGTPIVYKQQRPGLNGAPFVVYKFRTMTDEKDSLGQLLPDHIRLTPFGSFLRKFSLDELLQLINVVRGDLSLVGPRPLLMEYLPLYTEEQARRHQVRPGITGWAQINGRNAISWEEKFALDVWYVENWSIMLDLKILFQTFLKVVRPEGISNANHATMPMFKGSVSNHEG; encoded by the coding sequence ATGACAAAGCGATTATTTGATATTTTTGTTTCGAGTATAATCTTACTCATTATGCTTCCAATCATTGGAATTACTGCAATATTGGTACGCGTTAAGCTAGGAACACCAATTGTGTATAAGCAGCAGCGTCCAGGACTCAACGGTGCCCCTTTTGTTGTTTACAAATTTAGAACGATGACAGATGAGAAGGACAGCCTCGGTCAGTTGCTGCCGGATCACATAAGGTTGACTCCTTTCGGGAGCTTCTTACGGAAGTTTAGTCTTGATGAATTGCTTCAACTTATTAATGTAGTAAGGGGCGATTTAAGTCTTGTTGGTCCAAGACCGCTTCTTATGGAGTATTTACCATTATACACAGAGGAACAAGCAAGGCGGCATCAAGTAAGGCCAGGTATAACCGGCTGGGCTCAAATTAATGGAAGAAACGCAATTTCATGGGAAGAGAAGTTTGCGCTGGATGTTTGGTATGTAGAGAATTGGAGCATTATGCTTGATTTGAAAATTCTGTTTCAAACGTTCTTAAAGGTTGTCCGTCCGGAAGGGATAAGTAATGCAAATCATGCAACGATGCCAATGTTTAAAGGGAGTGTCTCGAATCATGAAGGCTAA
- a CDS encoding ATP-grasp domain-containing protein has protein sequence MKANELNLLFTSSGRRVSLIKKFKEAYALHGINGKIVTADVKTTAPTAFMSDRHVLVPRVVEQHYLETLLAICVDENIHLLIPLIDSELVLLAANRSLFEEIGVKLLLSSSELNEITFDKEKTYRFFSENDIRTPKVYSEDEIHEKNYQFPLMIKPRNGSSSQGVTKIKNEKELHFFKEYIPNAMIQEFVTGEEYTIDVMVDFFGNIKTIVPRLRLETRAGEVSKGITMKNQDVINAAEHVVRALPGPVGCITLQCFKQANGEITFIEINPRFGGGVPLAIEAGADFPLWTIRLGRGETLDEGQDNSWCDQLTMLRYDEAIFTKDISYDH, from the coding sequence ATGAAGGCTAATGAATTGAATCTTTTATTTACAAGCTCGGGTAGAAGAGTATCACTCATCAAGAAATTTAAAGAGGCTTACGCGCTTCACGGTATTAATGGGAAAATTGTAACTGCTGATGTTAAGACTACTGCGCCAACAGCCTTTATGAGTGATCGGCATGTATTAGTCCCTAGAGTAGTTGAACAGCATTACTTGGAGACACTTCTTGCGATCTGCGTGGACGAAAATATTCATCTACTCATTCCATTAATTGATTCAGAGCTCGTTCTGCTAGCTGCTAATCGTTCGTTATTTGAAGAAATAGGTGTGAAATTGCTTTTATCCAGCAGTGAATTAAATGAAATTACGTTTGATAAAGAGAAAACCTATCGGTTTTTCTCTGAGAACGATATTCGGACGCCTAAAGTATACAGCGAAGATGAGATTCACGAAAAAAACTATCAGTTTCCGTTAATGATTAAACCAAGAAACGGCAGCTCCAGCCAAGGCGTCACGAAAATTAAAAATGAGAAGGAGCTCCATTTTTTTAAAGAGTACATACCTAATGCGATGATTCAAGAGTTTGTAACCGGCGAGGAGTATACCATCGATGTCATGGTGGATTTCTTCGGTAATATAAAAACGATTGTGCCTAGACTTCGGCTCGAAACAAGAGCAGGAGAAGTAAGCAAAGGGATTACGATGAAAAATCAGGATGTCATAAATGCAGCCGAGCATGTCGTACGCGCATTGCCAGGTCCAGTAGGATGCATAACCCTGCAATGCTTTAAACAAGCAAACGGCGAGATTACTTTTATAGAAATCAATCCTCGTTTTGGTGGAGGCGTTCCACTAGCTATTGAAGCAGGCGCAGATTTTCCATTGTGGACCATTAGGCTGGGTCGCGGGGAAACACTTGATGAGGGACAGGATAATAGCTGGTGCGATCAACTGACGATGCTTCGATATGATGAGGCCATTTTTACAAAGGATATTTCCTATGACCATTAA
- a CDS encoding polysaccharide pyruvyl transferase family protein has protein sequence MKIMMFAHESSLNRGCEAIVRSSTAILKEKIGGAKVYLASSQPETDTVISKLDGIYDGSTRSIKRYSYDWLLSSLKIKLFQDESYALGVIHHNIIEKIKDMDVCLSIGGDNYCYGEQPGWYEIDKRVKAQGKKLVLWGCSIGEEDMSPRKLEDLKLFDLILSRESLTYNMLVSKGLRNVKLCADPAFTMEKEELALPNGWQEGNTLGLNFSPLVWKRNKQSQAAVDELIQHILKTTDMTIALTPHVIIQGNNDYEVLSSYYETYKHTGRVVLLPDNLTAIQYKGYIARMRFFIGARTHATIAAYSNYVPTMVLGYSVKSKGIARDIFGEEKLVLGIEEISDSHRLIGKFDEMVREEIELKNRLKQAIPEIKKMSYKAANYLSELA, from the coding sequence ATGAAGATTATGATGTTTGCCCATGAGAGCAGTCTCAATCGAGGGTGTGAAGCGATTGTTCGTTCATCAACAGCCATTTTAAAGGAGAAAATAGGAGGTGCTAAAGTATATTTAGCCTCATCGCAGCCGGAAACTGATACGGTGATTTCCAAGCTGGACGGCATTTATGATGGTTCTACACGTTCCATAAAAAGATACTCATATGATTGGTTACTATCTTCTCTAAAAATAAAGCTGTTTCAAGATGAGTCTTATGCACTTGGAGTCATTCATCATAATATTATTGAAAAAATAAAAGATATGGATGTTTGTCTATCTATCGGTGGTGATAATTATTGCTACGGCGAGCAGCCAGGCTGGTATGAAATAGATAAGCGCGTTAAAGCTCAAGGTAAGAAATTGGTTCTTTGGGGATGCTCGATCGGAGAAGAAGATATGTCTCCAAGAAAATTAGAAGATTTAAAGCTTTTTGATTTGATTCTTTCGCGAGAGTCGCTAACCTACAATATGCTGGTCAGCAAGGGACTTAGGAACGTGAAGTTGTGTGCTGATCCTGCCTTCACAATGGAGAAGGAAGAGCTTGCACTCCCTAATGGCTGGCAGGAGGGAAATACGCTGGGACTAAACTTTAGTCCATTAGTGTGGAAGAGAAATAAGCAGTCTCAAGCTGCAGTTGATGAGCTGATTCAGCATATTTTGAAAACAACAGACATGACGATCGCTTTAACCCCACATGTCATTATTCAAGGTAATAATGATTACGAGGTGCTTAGCAGCTACTACGAAACTTATAAGCACACTGGGAGAGTGGTGCTTTTGCCAGACAACCTAACAGCTATTCAATATAAAGGGTATATTGCTAGGATGAGATTTTTCATTGGTGCAAGGACTCATGCAACGATTGCAGCATACTCCAATTACGTACCAACGATGGTGCTTGGCTACAGTGTTAAATCAAAAGGCATCGCTCGCGATATTTTTGGAGAAGAAAAGCTCGTTTTAGGCATCGAAGAAATTTCGGATAGCCATCGTTTGATTGGGAAATTTGATGAAATGGTTAGAGAAGAGATAGAACTGAAAAATAGACTTAAACAAGCAATTCCTGAAATTAAGAAAATGTCTTATAAAGCAGCAAATTATCTAAGCGAATTAGCATGA
- a CDS encoding glycosyltransferase, which produces MRNVLIASYDMEVGGVERSLAGMLDEFDYSLYDIDLMLYRHKGDFMSLLSDKPNLLREIPQYATFRKSINETIKEKQLRISASRLLAKVHSAAISKVKGIPEMGYFQMQLMWKYALPFLPECNKQYDVAISYLWPHYYVADKVRAEKKVAWIHTDYSTVVTNRQQDLKMWDKFDYIIAVSDACRDSFLVSYKSLKNKVKVIENMISPDFVRALAKEEVLGNPMDNDSRFKLLSVGRLCHPKGFDQAIMAFKQLVDRGYNNMVWYVVGYGDDEAMLRALIAENKLEDQFVLLGKQTNPYPYMNKCDLYIQPSRYEGKAVTVTEAKILGKPIVITNYPTAPSQVQHEVDGYITDLSILGIATGIEKLFHDTTLRERLAANCVQTDYSNGNEMEKLYDLISTGGRSSR; this is translated from the coding sequence ATGAGAAATGTATTGATTGCCTCCTATGATATGGAGGTTGGAGGGGTAGAAAGAAGCCTTGCCGGTATGTTGGATGAATTCGATTATAGCCTATATGATATTGATCTTATGCTGTACCGACATAAAGGGGATTTTATGAGTTTGCTGTCAGATAAACCTAATTTACTCCGTGAGATTCCTCAATATGCGACATTTCGTAAATCAATCAATGAAACAATCAAGGAAAAACAGCTGAGGATAAGCGCCTCGCGCTTACTTGCTAAAGTGCATTCGGCCGCAATAAGCAAAGTTAAAGGAATACCTGAAATGGGCTATTTCCAGATGCAGCTTATGTGGAAGTATGCTCTTCCTTTTCTGCCTGAATGTAACAAGCAATACGACGTTGCAATAAGTTACTTATGGCCGCATTACTATGTAGCTGATAAGGTGAGGGCGGAAAAGAAGGTAGCTTGGATTCATACCGATTATTCGACAGTTGTAACCAATCGTCAGCAGGATTTGAAGATGTGGGATAAATTTGACTACATAATCGCGGTTTCGGACGCATGCAGAGATTCATTTCTAGTAAGTTATAAGTCTTTAAAAAATAAAGTAAAAGTTATAGAAAATATGATTTCTCCTGATTTTGTCAGAGCATTGGCAAAGGAAGAAGTGTTAGGTAATCCAATGGATAATGATTCGAGGTTCAAGCTGCTTTCTGTAGGCAGATTGTGTCATCCAAAAGGGTTTGACCAGGCAATAATGGCATTTAAGCAGCTTGTAGATAGAGGCTATAACAATATGGTTTGGTATGTCGTTGGTTATGGTGATGATGAAGCAATGCTTAGAGCGCTTATCGCTGAAAACAAACTTGAAGATCAGTTTGTTTTACTGGGGAAGCAAACCAATCCATATCCCTATATGAACAAATGCGATTTGTATATACAACCATCTAGGTATGAAGGCAAAGCGGTTACAGTGACGGAAGCCAAAATTCTTGGTAAACCGATTGTCATTACGAATTATCCAACAGCTCCGAGCCAAGTTCAGCATGAGGTAGATGGATACATTACGGACTTGTCGATTTTAGGCATTGCGACAGGTATTGAAAAGTTATTTCATGATACAACGCTCAGAGAGAGACTGGCCGCAAACTGCGTACAGACAGATTATAGTAATGGAAATGAGATGGAGAAGCTGTATGATCTCATCTCGACTGGAGGGAGGAGCAGTAGGTGA
- a CDS encoding glycosyltransferase, whose protein sequence is MNVKVSIIVPVFNAEPYLRECIDSLLSQTIKEVELIFIDDGSTDNSAAIIESYQNLESRISLIQQQNQGVSIARNVGLEAAKGQFIGFVDADDYIDPDMYKRLYTSAVQDNCDVVLSNFESEIEGAHVITRYSFPTDIVLTTEFIQKEVLPAFLKTETLNTACNKLYRNALIKEHAIRFPERVALGEDGMFNMIFFSFAVSMKYLDYAGYHYREVSGSATRNVIQKDYFQRALEVFVSDPPVYYAKILDRNTIKQLKSIKLIHSVMAYIHIYLRPTEDLSINKQFSYVRKMIANDDVRNALPVYKKEMELVLGRYQKLILHLMNKQSILGLYCLTSYSRFRNKK, encoded by the coding sequence GTGAACGTAAAGGTAAGCATAATTGTACCTGTATTCAATGCAGAACCTTATTTAAGGGAATGTATTGATTCCCTGCTGTCTCAGACAATTAAAGAAGTTGAGCTCATATTTATAGATGATGGGTCTACGGATAACAGCGCAGCTATTATAGAAAGCTATCAAAACTTAGAATCACGTATTAGCCTCATTCAACAACAAAACCAAGGTGTCAGTATTGCACGTAATGTTGGTTTAGAGGCTGCAAAGGGACAATTTATCGGATTTGTCGACGCTGATGATTACATTGATCCAGATATGTATAAACGACTCTATACATCAGCTGTTCAGGACAATTGTGATGTCGTGTTATCCAATTTCGAGAGTGAGATTGAAGGCGCCCATGTTATAACGAGATATTCTTTCCCGACAGATATAGTACTAACAACAGAATTTATTCAAAAAGAGGTTTTACCCGCTTTTCTGAAAACAGAAACGTTGAATACAGCATGCAATAAGCTCTACAGAAATGCATTAATTAAAGAGCATGCTATACGTTTTCCTGAACGAGTAGCTCTCGGTGAAGATGGCATGTTTAATATGATATTTTTCAGTTTTGCGGTCAGTATGAAATATCTCGATTATGCCGGCTATCATTACCGTGAAGTCAGCGGAAGTGCAACTAGAAATGTGATTCAAAAGGATTATTTTCAGAGAGCATTGGAGGTTTTTGTATCTGACCCTCCAGTATATTATGCGAAAATATTAGACCGAAACACGATTAAACAACTGAAGTCGATTAAATTAATACATAGTGTAATGGCATATATCCATATTTACTTAAGGCCAACAGAAGATCTAAGCATTAATAAACAGTTTAGCTATGTTCGTAAAATGATAGCAAATGATGATGTAAGAAATGCATTGCCTGTTTACAAGAAGGAAATGGAGCTTGTACTCGGACGCTATCAGAAACTAATTCTTCATCTAATGAATAAGCAATCGATATTAGGCTTGTATTGTCTTACGTCCTACAGCAGATTCAGAAATAAGAAGTAG